One genomic region from Curtobacterium sp. 9128 encodes:
- a CDS encoding ABC transporter permease produces the protein MTAVAPRRHGVNRRGPWLAIVYWVVIAITLVPIVYMIAYSFNDAPTNRLTFAWNGFTTYWYANLVNVSGLGSAFVTSVVVAFLAAIVSVAIGLPLALALERYRFPGRGAVNAVVFADIAAPSIVVGSASLSFFLSIGLGTGFLTVLLTHVAFDVAYVVVVLRGRIAGTSRALEEAAGDLGATPFQAFRLVTLPLLAPGMLAAGLLALAMSIDDYVITSFVAGPAVTFPLFVYGAAKAGMPPQVLCFGTLVFAVGLLVALLNGALNRRLSRTRG, from the coding sequence ATGACCGCCGTCGCACCGCGCCGTCACGGCGTGAACCGTCGTGGGCCCTGGCTCGCCATCGTCTACTGGGTGGTCATCGCGATCACCCTCGTGCCGATCGTCTACATGATCGCGTACTCGTTCAACGACGCCCCCACCAACCGGCTGACCTTCGCGTGGAACGGCTTCACCACGTACTGGTACGCCAACCTCGTGAACGTCTCCGGGCTCGGGTCCGCGTTCGTCACGTCGGTCGTCGTCGCGTTCCTCGCGGCGATCGTCTCGGTCGCGATCGGGCTCCCGCTCGCCCTGGCGCTCGAGCGCTACCGGTTCCCCGGGCGGGGGGCCGTCAACGCCGTCGTGTTCGCGGACATCGCGGCGCCGTCGATCGTCGTCGGGTCCGCGTCGCTGTCGTTCTTCCTGTCGATCGGGCTCGGTACCGGGTTCCTCACGGTGCTGCTCACCCACGTGGCGTTCGACGTCGCGTACGTCGTCGTCGTCCTCCGGGGGCGGATCGCCGGGACGTCGCGTGCGCTCGAGGAGGCCGCCGGCGACCTCGGCGCGACGCCGTTCCAGGCGTTCCGGCTCGTCACGCTGCCGTTGCTCGCGCCGGGGATGCTCGCCGCCGGGCTGCTGGCGCTGGCGATGTCGATCGACGACTACGTCATCACGTCGTTCGTCGCCGGACCCGCTGTCACCTTCCCGCTGTTCGTGTACGGCGCCGCGAAGGCCGGGATGCCGCCGCAGGTGCTCTGCTTCGGGACGCTGGTGTTCGCGGTGGGGCTGCTCGTCGCGTTGCTCAACGGGGCGCTCAACCGTCGCTTGTCCCGCACGCGCGGCTGA
- a CDS encoding NUDIX hydrolase, with translation MDAIEVDERDSTWENHHPHFRVYVQERSGEVFTTETTDLAGGDVLQAIDWAQCQAAARADAVWALALVGRDSRALRGLTWLVGMDANDPPSDEHEIDLRLRMATRATRPVGVPSRDQWEPDRSAAAVVHANPWFTVTETIDDTDRSWFRLRSSDSVIVAASVGERLVFVHGVRDTTGPEPRYELPSGAIEPDDDSAAGAAARELLEETGAVCDELVQVGTFVAEPGVSDVRTHVFVGTVAEHRGAALEPGEDWTTVELGPDEVDAAIAAGTITDGATLAALLLVRRR, from the coding sequence ATGGACGCCATCGAGGTCGACGAGCGCGACAGCACCTGGGAGAACCACCACCCGCACTTCCGGGTGTACGTGCAGGAGCGCTCGGGCGAGGTCTTCACCACCGAGACCACCGATCTCGCGGGTGGCGACGTGCTCCAGGCGATCGATTGGGCGCAGTGCCAGGCTGCCGCCCGCGCTGACGCCGTCTGGGCGCTCGCGCTGGTCGGCCGGGACAGCCGTGCACTCCGCGGGCTGACGTGGCTCGTCGGCATGGACGCGAACGACCCGCCGTCGGACGAGCACGAGATCGACCTGCGCCTGCGGATGGCCACCAGGGCGACCAGGCCCGTCGGCGTCCCGTCTCGCGACCAGTGGGAACCGGACCGGTCGGCCGCTGCGGTCGTGCACGCGAATCCGTGGTTCACCGTCACGGAGACGATCGACGACACGGACCGGAGCTGGTTCCGGCTCCGGTCGTCGGACAGCGTCATCGTCGCAGCCTCGGTCGGCGAGCGACTCGTCTTCGTGCACGGTGTCCGAGACACGACCGGACCAGAGCCGCGTTACGAGCTGCCGTCGGGCGCGATCGAGCCGGACGACGACTCGGCAGCGGGTGCCGCCGCTCGGGAACTCCTCGAGGAGACCGGTGCCGTCTGCGACGAACTCGTCCAGGTCGGGACGTTCGTGGCCGAACCGGGGGTGTCCGACGTCAGGACGCACGTGTTCGTCGGCACCGTCGCCGAGCACCGCGGTGCCGCACTCGAGCCCGGTGAGGACTGGACCACCGTCGAGCTCGGCCCCGACGAGGTCGACGCCGCGATCGCCGCCGGGACGATCACGGACGGTGCGACGCTCGCGGCGCTGCTGCTCGTCAGGCGGCGGTGA
- a CDS encoding GMC family oxidoreductase, protein MRLDHQRRYDEDEVVDAVVVGTGAGGAPLLATLARKGLRVVALEAGPNTDPERFTPDEVEAPGDINWMDERISGGDAPTAFGPNNSGTGVGGSTLHWGAFTPRPNEHDIRLRTDSGEGEDWPIEHAELVRWIEQAEHDVGVAGPAHYPWDPARRYRMGPPARNASSDMMMRGAAAVGITATDAPVGLTTEDRMQEHHGLRHACVACGSCHQGCRNGAKVSMDTTYLPAAVAFGAEIRADSFVHGIELDARGEVEAVVYRQGGRDHRQRTRSLVLAAGGIETPRLLLHTGLANSSGQVGRNFTAHGATQVWATFDESMRSYRGYPSSIITEDFIRPGDADFAGGYLIQSLGAQPLTLATSLVRGGGLRGAALVQALRDYPKMAGVGINAECLPYDDNRLVLSDEVDANGVPKARVTFSPGANEAAITRHAVRTMTSIVEAAGGRDVRVLDRTAHTVGTARMGTDPERSVVDAAGRSWDVPNMWIVDNSVFPSSLIANPALTIMALSLRTADRMLRDDASADRAEALVTAA, encoded by the coding sequence ATGAGACTCGACCACCAGCGCCGTTACGACGAGGACGAGGTCGTCGACGCGGTCGTCGTCGGCACCGGGGCGGGCGGCGCACCGCTCCTCGCCACCCTCGCACGGAAGGGCCTCCGCGTCGTCGCGCTCGAAGCGGGCCCGAACACCGACCCGGAACGGTTCACACCGGACGAGGTCGAGGCCCCCGGTGACATCAACTGGATGGACGAGCGCATCAGCGGCGGGGACGCCCCGACCGCGTTCGGCCCGAACAACAGCGGGACGGGCGTCGGCGGATCGACGCTGCACTGGGGAGCGTTCACCCCGCGCCCGAACGAGCACGACATCCGGCTCCGCACCGACTCCGGCGAGGGCGAGGACTGGCCGATCGAGCACGCCGAACTCGTTCGCTGGATCGAGCAGGCCGAGCACGACGTCGGCGTCGCGGGCCCGGCGCACTACCCGTGGGACCCAGCCCGTCGCTACCGGATGGGACCGCCGGCGCGCAACGCGTCCTCGGACATGATGATGCGCGGTGCCGCTGCCGTCGGGATCACCGCGACGGACGCGCCCGTCGGCCTGACGACCGAGGACCGGATGCAGGAGCACCACGGCCTCCGGCACGCGTGCGTCGCCTGCGGTTCCTGTCACCAGGGCTGCCGGAACGGCGCGAAGGTGTCGATGGACACCACGTACCTGCCCGCCGCGGTCGCCTTCGGTGCCGAGATCCGCGCCGATTCGTTCGTGCACGGCATCGAGCTCGACGCCCGCGGCGAGGTCGAGGCCGTCGTGTACCGACAGGGTGGCCGCGACCACCGGCAGCGGACCCGATCGCTCGTGCTCGCCGCCGGCGGCATCGAGACCCCGCGACTGCTGCTGCACACCGGGCTGGCGAACAGCAGCGGCCAGGTCGGCCGGAACTTCACCGCGCACGGGGCCACCCAGGTCTGGGCGACGTTCGACGAGTCGATGCGCTCCTACCGCGGGTACCCGTCGTCGATCATCACCGAGGACTTCATCCGACCGGGTGACGCCGACTTCGCCGGTGGCTACCTCATCCAGAGCCTCGGCGCGCAGCCGCTCACCCTCGCCACCTCGCTGGTCCGTGGCGGTGGGCTGCGGGGCGCTGCGCTCGTCCAGGCGCTGCGGGACTACCCGAAGATGGCCGGCGTCGGCATCAACGCCGAGTGCCTGCCGTACGACGACAACCGCCTCGTGCTGTCCGACGAGGTCGACGCGAACGGGGTGCCGAAGGCCCGCGTGACGTTCTCCCCCGGTGCGAACGAGGCGGCGATCACCCGGCACGCCGTCCGGACGATGACGTCGATCGTCGAGGCTGCTGGCGGCCGCGACGTCCGGGTGCTGGACCGCACCGCGCACACCGTCGGGACCGCTCGGATGGGCACCGACCCGGAGCGCTCCGTCGTGGACGCTGCCGGCCGGTCGTGGGACGTGCCGAACATGTGGATCGTCGACAACTCGGTCTTCCCGAGCTCCCTCATCGCGAACCCGGCGCTGACGATCATGGCGCTGTCCCTCCGCACCGCCGACCGGATGTTGCGCGACGACGCGTCGGCCGACCGGGCGGAGGCCCTGGTCACCGCCGCCTGA